Genomic window (Nevskia ramosa DSM 11499):
AGCACGCCGGCGTTCGCCAAGGTCGGTGCCGATGAAGCGGCCAAGCTTGGCAAGGAGCTGACCCCGATCGGCGCCGAAAAGGCCGGCAACAAGGAAGGCACGATCCCGGCCTGGACGCCGCAGGCGCAGGTCGCCTACAAGAAAGGCGAATATCCGAGCGATGCGGCGCTGGAAGCCGAGAAGCCGTTGTTCACCATCACTTCTGCAGAAGTCGGCAAGTACGGCGCGCTGTTGACCGAAGGTCACAAGGAGCTGTTCAAGCGCTATCCGCAGACCTACAAGATGATCGTCTATCCGTCCCACCGGAACTTCAATTTCCCGGCCAAGGTGATGGAAGAAACGGTCAAGAACGCGACCCGCGCCGAGCTGGAAGGTGTCGACAACCCGAAGGGCGCGCTGATCGGCTTCCCGTTCCCGATTCCGAAGAGCGGCGCCGAGCCGGTCTGGAACCATAGAGTCAAGTTCCGCGGCGAAACCATTCGCCGCTACAACAACCAGATGATCGTCCAGCAGAACGGCAAGTTCACGCTGACCAAGATCGTCGAGGACGTGAAGTTCTACTACGCGAACATCAACGCCAAGACCGAAATCGAGCTGAAGCCGGGTGCCGACTTCCTGCGCTACATCTCGGAAACGATCTCGCCGCCGCGCGTCGCCGGCACTTTCATCCTGGTGCACGAGAAGGCTGGTTCCGGCTCGGAAGGCCGTTCGGCCTGGCTGTACGCCCCGGCGCTGAAGCGCATCCGCCGCGCGCCGGCAGTCTGCTGCGACAACCCGTACGAAGGCACCGACGGTCACCAGTTCTATGACCAGGTCGACATGTACAACGGCGTGCTCGAGCGCTTCACCTGGAAGCTGGTCGGCAAGAAGGAGATGTACATCCCGTACGACTCCTACCGCATCGCCGGCCCGAAGACCAAGTACGCCGACATCGCCAAACCGAACCACGTCAATCCGGAACTGCCGCGCTACGAGCTACATCGTGTCTGGGTGGTCGAAGCCGACAACAAGCCGGACCAGCGCCACACCTTCAAGAAGCGCGTCATGTACTTCGATGAAGACAGCTGGAACATCGTCGCCATCGACGACTACGACCAGCAGGGCAAGCTCCTGCAGTTCCAGGAAGGCCACCCGATCCAGTATCGCGATGTGCTCGCCGTGACCACGCAGCCGGAAGTGATCTACCACTTCGATTCGGGCCGCTACTTCGTCACTGCGATGAACAACGAAGACAAGCCCTACGACAACACCGTGGTGCTGAAGGATTCCGACTTCGAGGCCGATACGGTCCAGAAGCGCACGTCCAAGTAAGCCGTACGCAGTGATCGGCCGGAGCGTCTGGGGACGCGCCGGCCGATTTTTTGACGATGGACCGGAAGGGACCTCTCGGTCGCAAAACAATACAAGGGAGAGTGGGGATGAAGATCAGCAGCTTGATGGCAAGAATGCTTGTGGGAGCAGTTCTTGCGGTGGCCATGCCGGTGGTTTCGGCGCTCGAGTTCGATGCCAATTTTCTTGATCAGGATTTCAATGCGGTTCTGAATCAGACGATCACGGCTGGCGTCGGCTTCCGTATCGAGGAACGCGATTCGCGTCTGGTCGGCAAGTCCAACATCAATCCCGAAGTCTGCGGCGGCGTTTACCAGAGCTGCCAGGGCCTGCATCGCAGCCAGATCTATCCGTCCCAGCAACTGCGTCGCGCACCCGGTGCCGCGTCACTGAATTTCGATGACGGCAACCTCAATTTCGATCGCGGTGACGTCACCCAGTCACCGATCGTCTGGACCCACGATCTGAAGATCGAGTCCGGAAGCTTCGGCTTCTTCTACCGCGGTCGTGCCGTCTACGATCCGGCGCTGTACCACCTCAAGACCAGCTATCCAAACCGCATCACCGCCCAGAATGCGAGCAGCGTCGGCACCACCGGCAATGGCGCGGCGAATCGCTACTTTCCGCGCACCTACGGTCCGGGCGGCGATTTCAGCGGCTCGCTGAGCGAAGCGGAAGCCCAGCAGATCGGCCTGCGCTACCAGTTCCTCGATACCAACTTCTTCGGCTCGGTACCGTTGCCGGGCGATCGTCAGCTGCAGTTCCGCCTCGGCCGCCAGACCGTGCAGTGGGGCGAGTCGACCGTCGCGATCCTGAACAGCATCAACCAGGCGCAGCCGATCAGCGCCAACAACTTCTTCCGCTACGGCAACGGCCTGCTCGAAGATCTCTATGTGCCGGTCAACATGCTGCGCATGTCGACCACGGTCGTCGACGGCGTCTCGGTGGAAGGCTATTACCAGTTCGAATTCCGCTCGGTGGAAGTGCCGGTGCCGGGCACCCTGCAGTCGTTCGTCGATCTCGGCACACCGAACCAGCGCGACTTCATCAACGCCAGCTTCGGTGGTTCGGCAGATGATCCGGATTGCGTCGCCCGTGGCCGCCAGGACAACCCGCTGACCCTGATCACGCCGACCTGCCTGCGCATCGGCCGCGCCGCCGATCGCCGCGCCAGCGATCAGGGGCAGTTCGGATTCAAGCTCGGCTACTTCGCGGAGGAGATCAACAACGGTACCGACTTCAGTCTGTACTTCATGAACTACCACTCGAAGCTGCCGTACTTCAGCACCTATGCGACCAACGCCAGCTGCGCGCGTCGCGAGGGCAGTGCGATCGGCATCGATGCCCGCAACACCGCGGAGTTCCTGCAGTCCTGTCCGAACCTGCCGCTGACCGCGCTCTCGGCCTCGTCGCAGTTGGGTCTGGACACCATCGCCCTGCTGACCCAGAGCCCGGGAAGTGCGATCGACCTCGGCCTGCTCGATCTCAACTCGCTGCCCGGTTTCGCCAACCTGCTGCTGCCGCGTCCGGGCCTGCAGCAGTCCGATGCCGTGCCGTTCGAGACCGCGCGCTTCCAGTTCGAGTATCCCGAGAACCGCAAGCTGATCGGCTTCAGCTTCAACACCACCTACGGCGATTACTCGTATCAGGGTGAAGTGTCGTATCGCCCGAACCTGCCGCTGCAGGTGGCGACGGTCGATCTCGTGTTCGCTGCCTTCGGCCCGACCTTGACCCGCTGCCACGACGTCAATATCGGCTGCGCCGGCGCCACCAACACCCTGGGCTTCACCGAGAACGGCGGCAACAGCTACCAGCTCTACGACAGCTCCAACTTCGTCGACGCCAGCGGCAACAACCCTTATCCGGACGCGATCAATCTGGTGGTCGGCGCAGCACCGGGCTCGGCGCGTTCGTTCCCGAACTTCATCACCCCGTACCGCGGCGGCATCATCGGCGAGAACGCCCCGAACTCGTACATCCGCGGCTGGATTCCGGGCAAGGTCATGCAGTACGTGTTCGGCGCCACCCGCGTGCTCAGCGGCACCGAGAACTGGATCGGCGCCGACCAGGTGATCATGCTGTACGAAGTCGCCGCCACCCAGGTGCTGAACCTGCCGAAGTTCGATCAGCTGCAGATCGAAGGTCCGGGCGCGGCCTACACCTCGGCCTCGGCCGGTGCCGATGGCTCAGGTGCCGATGGCTCGCGTCTGGCCTGTTCGACCAACCCGAGCTGCACCGTCGGCCCGGATGGTCTGCGCTTCAATCCCTACCAGGCCAAGCGCAACCAGTTCGCCAATGCCTTTGCCGGTGGTTACCGCGTCGTCGCCCGCATCAGCTACGAATCGGTGATGCCGGGCATCAGCGTGCAGCCGTTCGTGATCTTCCAGCACGACGTCTACAACAACTCGCCGGGACCGGGTGCCAACTTCGTCGAAGGCCGCATCCAGGCCAACACCGTGATCGAAATCCGCTACGAGAAGTCGACCTCGTTCTCGATCGCTTACAACATGTACACCCGCGGCGGCGGCAACAACACGATCCGCGACCGCGACAACATCGGTTTCTTCCTGAAGTACCAGTTCTGATCGCAAAGGGTCTGTTGACACTTACTTTGATCGCTGCGGCGGAGGTCGTTTTTGCCCAGTGCAACGAACGAGGAGCGGGCAATGGCCGACCCATTGGCGCGACAAGTAAGGCAGCAATGGGCAAAAACGATCCCGCCCCGAAGGGTTGCGGCCAAAAAGCCGCCGGGACTTCGTTGCGAACCTTGACCATAGGTAGGCTATGGCCTGCGGTTCGCGCCTCGCCCGGCGGCTTTTTGACCTGCAACGCAACGACCAAAGTAAGTGTCAACAGACCCACCCGTTCAAGAACCTCACCGAGCCTGACCGTCATGCGCCATTCGTCCTTCAAACTCGCTGCCCTGATCCTCGGCCTGTCTGCCGTGCCGCTGTCGCTGCTGATCACCACCGAGGCACAGCAGGAGCCGGCCGCCGCAGCGACGGAAGCCGGAGCGGCTGCGGCCCCTGTCGAGTCCACGACCGAAGCCACTGCCGAATCGGGCAGCGAGCCCGCAGCGGCGGAAGCGGTGGCCAAGCCGATCGTGCCGCGCCCTTCCGAGATGGCGGTGCGGGCGGTCAACAATCCACTGCTGCGCGTGGTCAACACCGGCAAGCACTATGTCGCGGTCGGCGTCTACGGCCACATCCTGATCTCGGCCGATGGCGCCAAGTGGAATCAGGTGGCATCGCCGGTCGACGTGATGCTGACCAGCGTCACCTTCGCCGACGAGAACAACGGCTGGGCGGTGGGCCATGACGCAGTGATCCTGCATACCGCTGACGGCGGCGAAACCTGGAAGCAGCAGAACTTCCAGCCCGAGCTGAACAAGCCGCTGTTCGACGTGCTGTTTCTCGATGCCCAGACCGGCTTCGCGGTCGGCGCCTACGGCTTGATGCTGACCACCACCGATGGTGGCAGCAGCTGGGCGCAGGTCGCGGCCAATCCGGTCACCGAGGACGAGCGTCATTTCAACGCGCTGGCCAAGCTCGGTGACGGCAGCCTGATGGTGGTCGGCGAAGCGGGCACCATCGGCGTCAGTGCCGATCGCGGCCTGACCTGGACCAAGCTCACCACGCCGTACGAAAGCTCGCTGTTCTGCGTCATCGCGGCTGGCGAAAAGGGTGCCTTGATCGGCGGCCTGCGCGGCAATTCCTTCTTCAGCGCCGATGTTCGCGCCGGCAGCTGGAAGAAGATGCAGACCAACAGCGACCAGTCGCTGTTCGGCATGGCCGCGCTGCCTGGCGACAAGGTGGCGATGGTCGGCCTCAACGCGACCCTGCTGATCTTCGAGCCCGGCAAGCCGGTGCACTCGGTGCCGATCATCGACAAGCTCGGCAACCGCCAGACGGAGTCGCTGTCCTGGCTGACGATGGCGCCGGATGGCGGCCTGATCGTGGTCGGCGATGCCGGCGTGCAGCGGCTCGATGCAGCGAAGTTCTGATCGCCACGCCGGGCGCAGCATGAGCGCCCGCGTTCAGCGTTCCGCCGGTCTGCCGATGCTGGCATGGCTGATCGCCGGCTGGCTGGCGGCAGGCTCGCAGACGGCGCAAGCCGTCGAGGGAGTGCCTGACAGCCAGCATGCCGAACTGGCCGCTGCCAGCACGGCTCTGGCCGTGGCCCGCGAGCAGCGCTTCCGCCAGCAGGCGGCCGAGACGGGCAGCGACGAAGCCGGCAACACACGCTTCGATCTCGGCATCAGCGCGGTCAATGCCGAGCTTGAAAGCTTGGTGTTGTCGATCGACGAAGTCGCGCTGCAGACCGTCACCATCGCCCCTGAAGATCGCACCGCCTTGCACGCACGCGGTGGCCTGCTGCCGCTGGCGGCGCTGCCTTTGGCTGAAGGCGCGCATCGCCTGAGTGTCGACTGGACTCTGCGTGGCGAACCGCCACGGCGCAGTGAATTCGCCTTCGAGATCGGCGCCGGCAGCAGTGAGCGGGAACTGCGCCTCGCACGCCGCCAGCCGCTGGCAGGGCTGTCGCTGACGCTGATCGAATGGAAAGCCGGCGAGCAGCGGCAAAGCCCGTTCGAGCGCTGGGCTGAAGCGCTGATCGACGAGGCACCGCGCAGCAACGGTTATCAGCCGGGCAATCCGGACGATCCGCGCTGGCGCCGCGCCCGGCATCTGCTGGCGCGCGACCGGCCGTGGCTGGCGGCGATCGCGCTGACGCAGCTTGAAGCTGCGAGCGCGACCGACCCGGCGACCGCTGCGCTGCTCGCCGAAGCCGCTGCTCGTTGCGGGCTGATCGCCACGGCCGATGCGGCGCTGGCGCGCGCGAAGTCTGCGGATCGCAATCTGTACTCGGAAGCGGTGCTGGCCGTGGCGCAGCGCCATCTCGCGGAGGGACAGGCTGAAGCGGCGATGCAGACCCTCGATGTGCTGCCGCTGAAGCTGGTGCCGGCGGTGCGCAATGAAGCGGTGCTGGCCCGGGCACGCGCCCTGTTCGCGCTCGGTCGGGCCGATCGTGCTTCGCAGACGTTGCAATCCGCCGAGGTCGATCCGGTCCGCCTGGCCAGCGCGCCGGTCGACGAGCGCCTGCGCGCCGGGCTGATCCAGTACGACCTCGGTCTGGCGCTGATCGCCAGCGGCGCTGTTGAACGTGGTCGGGCGTTGCTGGATCGCCTCGGCCGCGCCGATGCCAGGGAAACCATCGAACAGGCGCTGCGCGATCGCGCCAATCTGACCCTGGCCAGCGATTTCCTGCGTGCCGGGCAGGGCGCCACCGCACGGCCGATCTTCGAGCGCATTCCGCTCGAAGGCCCGTACTCGAATCTGGCGTTGCTCGGTCTCGGCTGGGCCGCACTCGGGCCGCAGGGCGAGAAGCAGTCGGCCACCGCAAAAGGAGACGACGCGGGCCGCGGTGAAACGCCGAAGTTCATCCTCAAGGCGATGCAGCGCCGGCGCCTGATCGACTGCGAGGACTACAACCGCCGCGCCTTGGCACCGACCGAACTCTGCCAGCGCCTGCCACCGTTCGAGCAGGCCGAAGTGCCGAACGATCTGGCCGGCCTTGCTGCCGAAGCCTTGATCGTCTGGCAGGAACTGGCCTTGCGCGATCCCCGCGATCCGGCCGTTCGCGAAGCCTGGGTTGCCGCTGGCCGAGCCGCCGCACGTGCCGGCCGGCGCAAGGAAGCGGGCGAGCATTACGACGCCGCGGTCGCGAAACTCGAAGCGGCTCTGAGCAGCAATGCTGCCGCCGCAGCGAGCTCGGCCAGCACGGTGATGCTGGCCGCGCTTGAACCTGGGCAGGCCTTGCCGGCAGAGACCGTTGCCGGCTTCGAAGTCGCGCAGGGACTCGACGCTGCGCCGACGTCTGCGGCGCTGCATCGCTTGCTCGCCGAGATTGCCGAGCTGCGCTGGCTGACCGAATCATCGATCGCGACGGGAGATGACGGCGAGGCTCTGGCTGCGTTATCCGCTCGTCAGCAAGCCTTGCTGCCGTCACTGGCGACCGCGACGCTCGCTGCTGAGCGCCGCCAGTTGCTGGCCTGGCTTGCGGCGGGTCGGGCAGGGATTGCGGCGGTCACTGATCCGGCGCTTGAGCATCTGGAAGCCAAGTAGCCCTCTCAAATTCCGTCATTCCCGCCTGCGCAGGAATGACATCTGTTTGCGGCCCTCAACGGTCCGCGCAATAACCCCAATCACGCGCGCTGTTCGGCTCGATCGTGCGGTTCCAGTCGAGGCCGCTGGCCTTGAGCTTGTTGCCGGTCTGCGACCAGACCACGTTCCAGGCTTGATTGGCGCGGCCTTCGATGGTCAGCGTCACGTCCCAGACCACGGTGCTGGTGCCGACGTTGCGGACGGTGACGTTCGAGCAGTAGCCAGTCGCCCACTCGCTGGAGCGCATTTCGCTGACGGTGATCGTCGGGGCGCTGCCACCCGTTGAACCACCCGTGGTCGAGCCGCCCCCGGTAGTACCGCCGGTGCTGCCACCCGTGGTTCCGCCGCTGGTGGTTCCGCCGGAAGTGCCGCCACCGGTGCCGGTTCCACCCGTCGTGCCGCCGGTGCTGCTGCCTGTCGTGGTGCCGCTGGCAGTCCCCGTCCAGAGGCGCCGCAGCAGCGCCATCTTGTCGGTGCGCACGGTGGTCCAGTCATCGCGGAGGATGCCGCCGGTGTCGCTGCTGTTCGGGTTCCAGCTCCAGTAGAAGCCGCTGTTGATGCGCTTGCCGATCAGATAATCGACCAGCGCGTTCTGCCAAGTGCGATCGCGGCTGTCGCCTTCGCCGTACTTGCCGCCGAACTCGCCGAGCACCACCGGCGCGTTCGGAATCGCGAAGCCCCACAGGCCGTCCCAGATCGCCGGCATGTTGGACGGGAAGTTCTTGGCCTTGTGGTACGGCTGGACGAACACATCCGGCCCGTAGGTATGCGGCGACAGCACCAGACGATTGGCCGGCACCGGCGACGGCGTGCAGGCCAGCGGCGCCAGGTTCTCGCCCCAGAATGCGGCCTGCCCACTGCTGCACTGGCTGGAGGCGCCGATGCCTTCGACGAAGATCAGCCAGTTCGGCGCGACGCCGAGCACCTGGCTGGCGGCGCGGCCGGCGGCCAGATTCCAGTCGGTGGCGTTGTTGCGCGAGCCCCAGGTGGCGCTGCCGTGCGGCTCGTTCTTGAGATCGATGCCGATCACCCGCGGCGCCTTCTTGTAGCGGTTGGCGACGAAGCGCAGATCCGACAGCCACTG
Coding sequences:
- a CDS encoding DUF1329 domain-containing protein, with amino-acid sequence MRKQLWNSSLAGPLMATLVAMSTPAFAKVGADEAAKLGKELTPIGAEKAGNKEGTIPAWTPQAQVAYKKGEYPSDAALEAEKPLFTITSAEVGKYGALLTEGHKELFKRYPQTYKMIVYPSHRNFNFPAKVMEETVKNATRAELEGVDNPKGALIGFPFPIPKSGAEPVWNHRVKFRGETIRRYNNQMIVQQNGKFTLTKIVEDVKFYYANINAKTEIELKPGADFLRYISETISPPRVAGTFILVHEKAGSGSEGRSAWLYAPALKRIRRAPAVCCDNPYEGTDGHQFYDQVDMYNGVLERFTWKLVGKKEMYIPYDSYRIAGPKTKYADIAKPNHVNPELPRYELHRVWVVEADNKPDQRHTFKKRVMYFDEDSWNIVAIDDYDQQGKLLQFQEGHPIQYRDVLAVTTQPEVIYHFDSGRYFVTAMNNEDKPYDNTVVLKDSDFEADTVQKRTSK
- a CDS encoding DUF1302 domain-containing protein yields the protein MKISSLMARMLVGAVLAVAMPVVSALEFDANFLDQDFNAVLNQTITAGVGFRIEERDSRLVGKSNINPEVCGGVYQSCQGLHRSQIYPSQQLRRAPGAASLNFDDGNLNFDRGDVTQSPIVWTHDLKIESGSFGFFYRGRAVYDPALYHLKTSYPNRITAQNASSVGTTGNGAANRYFPRTYGPGGDFSGSLSEAEAQQIGLRYQFLDTNFFGSVPLPGDRQLQFRLGRQTVQWGESTVAILNSINQAQPISANNFFRYGNGLLEDLYVPVNMLRMSTTVVDGVSVEGYYQFEFRSVEVPVPGTLQSFVDLGTPNQRDFINASFGGSADDPDCVARGRQDNPLTLITPTCLRIGRAADRRASDQGQFGFKLGYFAEEINNGTDFSLYFMNYHSKLPYFSTYATNASCARREGSAIGIDARNTAEFLQSCPNLPLTALSASSQLGLDTIALLTQSPGSAIDLGLLDLNSLPGFANLLLPRPGLQQSDAVPFETARFQFEYPENRKLIGFSFNTTYGDYSYQGEVSYRPNLPLQVATVDLVFAAFGPTLTRCHDVNIGCAGATNTLGFTENGGNSYQLYDSSNFVDASGNNPYPDAINLVVGAAPGSARSFPNFITPYRGGIIGENAPNSYIRGWIPGKVMQYVFGATRVLSGTENWIGADQVIMLYEVAATQVLNLPKFDQLQIEGPGAAYTSASAGADGSGADGSRLACSTNPSCTVGPDGLRFNPYQAKRNQFANAFAGGYRVVARISYESVMPGISVQPFVIFQHDVYNNSPGPGANFVEGRIQANTVIEIRYEKSTSFSIAYNMYTRGGGNNTIRDRDNIGFFLKYQF
- a CDS encoding WD40/YVTN/BNR-like repeat-containing protein → MRHSSFKLAALILGLSAVPLSLLITTEAQQEPAAAATEAGAAAAPVESTTEATAESGSEPAAAEAVAKPIVPRPSEMAVRAVNNPLLRVVNTGKHYVAVGVYGHILISADGAKWNQVASPVDVMLTSVTFADENNGWAVGHDAVILHTADGGETWKQQNFQPELNKPLFDVLFLDAQTGFAVGAYGLMLTTTDGGSSWAQVAANPVTEDERHFNALAKLGDGSLMVVGEAGTIGVSADRGLTWTKLTTPYESSLFCVIAAGEKGALIGGLRGNSFFSADVRAGSWKKMQTNSDQSLFGMAALPGDKVAMVGLNATLLIFEPGKPVHSVPIIDKLGNRQTESLSWLTMAPDGGLIVVGDAGVQRLDAAKF
- a CDS encoding cellulase family glycosylhydrolase codes for the protein MAMKKIWAAVLMAALMIVQQDAVAYSVNGRTIYNDSGAVVQLKGVNWFGFETTNYTVHGLWARNWKQMIQQMKDQGFNAVRLPFCPATLRGVATSSIDYSLNPDLAGKNSLAVLDAVITELNRQGMYILLDHHRADCNSIAELWYTSNYSEAQWLSDLRFVANRYKKAPRVIGIDLKNEPHGSATWGSRNNATDWNLAAGRAASQVLGVAPNWLIFVEGIGASSQCSSGQAAFWGENLAPLACTPSPVPANRLVLSPHTYGPDVFVQPYHKAKNFPSNMPAIWDGLWGFAIPNAPVVLGEFGGKYGEGDSRDRTWQNALVDYLIGKRINSGFYWSWNPNSSDTGGILRDDWTTVRTDKMALLRRLWTGTASGTTTGSSTGGTTGGTGTGGGTSGGTTSGGTTGGSTGGTTGGGSTTGGSTGGSAPTITVSEMRSSEWATGYCSNVTVRNVGTSTVVWDVTLTIEGRANQAWNVVWSQTGNKLKASGLDWNRTIEPNSARDWGYCADR